ACCCACGGAGGTGGGTTTTGTTTGTATAGCCGCGTTCGCCCTTGGCGTGCCGGAGGCTCTATTCCATTCGCCAGAGCAGACTTCGCGAACAGCCCTTAAAATAGGGCTACAGCCCTCACTACAAACCTTTTATTATTCACGTCCACTTACTTAGAATTTTTGCCAATTTCATCTACACGTTCATTATTTTGGCTCTCACAGACTAGATATGTAAAATTAACAAAAGAAATACCAATTTAGTAAAACCCTTCTTCTAAAACTATTAAAGTTAGTTAAGCCATAAGCTCTGCATTTAATTAGCTTAATCTTCTGATTAATTCCTTCTACAATACCTTGAGTAGTTCGGCGATCAAAATAAGCAAGAATTTCATCTATCCATCTACTTATAGTTCGGCAACTTTTGGGAAATAATTTATAAGCTCCTTGAGTCCATTCCAGGAATTTATCTAAAGCTTCATCACTGGTTATGGGACTTTCAAATATATCTCTAATGGCTTCTTTATTTCGATACATTTCTCCTAAGTCTGGAGCAACTTTTTTGAGTAAATCTATCTGAGCTTGTTCCTGAACACTGAGGCATTCTTTTTTCTTTAACAAAGGGTATTTACTGTGAGTTAAGCCAGTTAATTTCTTTTCTCTTTCTTGGCGATTTTTAATTTTTAAGGCTGCTCTTTTTTCCTGTTTTCTTCTTGCGTCTAACTCCTGATTTATTTGTTTCATGACATGGAATCTATCTGCTACTACTTGAGCATTCGGTAGCATTTCTTGGATTAAACTTTTATAGGGTATCCATAAGTCTATGCTGACTTCTTCTATTTGATTTAATATCTCTGAACCCAGACTGGATAGGTATTCTGCTATAACCGCTTTATTTCTCTTCTCTAACAATGCTATCGGTCTTCTTGTTTCTAAGTCTACTAATACTGCTGCATAATTCTTTCCTCCTTTTAATTGCGTGATTTCATCTATTCCTAACTTTTTTATCTGGTTAGGTTTTTCTTTTAGTAGTTCTGATTCTAATTCTTTTAATATTGTTTCTATCTCAGATGAACTCATTCTATTTCTTCGGGCTGCATTCTCTACATCAGTTTCTAACACTTCCTTAATTACTTTGTTCGCTAATCTTTTTGTATAGGTTCTTCTACTTTTTACAAAAGATAGTTTCTCACTAAATACTTTTTGGCATTCTGTACACTTTAATTGCCGACGATTTACTTTTAAAAATACTTGATAGTCACTCATGGGTATATCTCTGACTATATACCAATGATTTTGATGAGTTTTATTAGTTGTCTTTCCACACCGAGGACACTGACCAACTTTTGATTGATTTTGGATTTCAATTACGATTTCATCATCAGTGATAAAATCGTAATTCAATACTTTGATATCTTCAATATTAATAACTTTAGTAATAAAATGAAGTAAGGGATTAGAAGGCATATTTATTAAAATATTAATTCTATTTTCAATATTTCTTGTGTTTTATATTCTCAATTGCTTCTGTATTTCCTTCTCTGCACAGGCTGTTGCCACCGATTACTGCTATTCTATTGAGATATATTGAATTTATTTATACTATTTTAACATAACTACTCTGGAAGAGCCATTATTTTTCACCAAAATCATCAAACAGAAACAACTAGCAGCTAACTTTATTAAGCTCAAAGCTTCACTTTTTAATACAATAAAAGCGCCTAATCCTATAAGAATAAAAGGCACAAAATTATTAACATAGCGAGTCAATATATCAGCTATTACTCTATAATGAGTTAATTTGTATGCCCCATAGCACCAAATTC
The Nostoc punctiforme PCC 73102 genome window above contains:
- a CDS encoding ISL3 family transposase, encoding MPSNPLLHFITKVINIEDIKVLNYDFITDDEIVIEIQNQSKVGQCPRCGKTTNKTHQNHWYIVRDIPMSDYQVFLKVNRRQLKCTECQKVFSEKLSFVKSRRTYTKRLANKVIKEVLETDVENAARRNRMSSSEIETILKELESELLKEKPNQIKKLGIDEITQLKGGKNYAAVLVDLETRRPIALLEKRNKAVIAEYLSSLGSEILNQIEEVSIDLWIPYKSLIQEMLPNAQVVADRFHVMKQINQELDARRKQEKRAALKIKNRQEREKKLTGLTHSKYPLLKKKECLSVQEQAQIDLLKKVAPDLGEMYRNKEAIRDIFESPITSDEALDKFLEWTQGAYKLFPKSCRTISRWIDEILAYFDRRTTQGIVEGINQKIKLIKCRAYGLTNFNSFRRRVLLNWYFFC